In Paenibacillus ihbetae, the following are encoded in one genomic region:
- a CDS encoding alpha/beta hydrolase, with protein MSMVTGRNAPLSQVNDANAELSTGLVRFKHILLALILSVVFFLIFCFIALHAYIAWVLSNPTVAPLYSNPKLAKEMDYESVTFYSIDGKRNMNGWYIPAEDSEKTIVLSHGYGANREETWVPMYDIAHYAHSMNYNVLMFDYGFASQTSREVATGGKEEKRQLLGAIEHVKHRGAKQIVVWGFSMGAGTALQAGLETKDVDAMILDSTFLLEPDTLYHNIHNQIDLPRHPSLEILELLFPVLNGTSLDQIPYNEVKKQDYPFPILFIHGTKDDKAPYPIAEKIAANQTHEDSDSWIVKDAHHELIFREHPKEYLRRVSTFLGKLEGREGLQAQ; from the coding sequence ATGAGCATGGTAACTGGTCGTAATGCCCCACTCTCCCAAGTCAATGACGCCAACGCTGAGCTTTCTACAGGCTTGGTACGGTTCAAGCATATTTTGCTAGCTTTAATATTATCCGTCGTCTTCTTTCTTATCTTCTGCTTTATCGCGCTGCACGCCTATATTGCCTGGGTGCTGTCGAATCCGACGGTGGCTCCCCTCTACTCCAATCCGAAGCTTGCCAAGGAAATGGATTACGAGAGCGTCACCTTCTACTCTATTGACGGCAAACGAAATATGAACGGCTGGTATATTCCTGCGGAAGATTCCGAGAAGACGATTGTGCTCAGCCATGGATATGGAGCCAATCGTGAGGAGACCTGGGTTCCGATGTATGATATCGCTCATTACGCGCACAGCATGAATTATAATGTGCTGATGTTCGACTACGGCTTTGCATCCCAGACCAGCCGGGAGGTCGCCACCGGGGGTAAGGAGGAGAAGCGTCAGCTGCTTGGCGCGATTGAGCATGTGAAGCACCGCGGGGCGAAGCAGATTGTCGTCTGGGGGTTCTCGATGGGCGCGGGCACCGCATTGCAGGCCGGGCTCGAGACGAAGGATGTTGACGCGATGATTTTGGACAGCACCTTTTTGCTGGAGCCGGATACGCTTTATCACAATATTCACAACCAGATTGATCTTCCAAGGCATCCTTCCTTGGAGATTCTGGAGCTGCTCTTCCCGGTGCTGAACGGAACGAGCCTCGATCAAATCCCTTATAATGAGGTTAAAAAGCAAGATTATCCGTTCCCGATCCTGTTCATCCACGGAACGAAGGACGATAAGGCGCCTTACCCGATCGCCGAAAAAATCGCCGCGAACCAGACCCATGAAGATTCCGATTCATGGATTGTGAAGGATGCGCACCACGAGCTCATTTTCCGTGAGCATCCGAAGGAATACCTTCGCAGGGTCTCCACCTTCCTTGGCAAACTGGAGGGCCGGGAAGGACTGCAAGCCCAATAA
- a CDS encoding D-alanine--D-alanine ligase, translating to MGQDKLTVGLVYGGKSGEHEVSLSTAFAVMNAFDFDKYDIMPFYISKQGAWRIGTKLTAPFSDQEELKLAEGEGTRTALNAVFSRLYGSEEPVVDIMFPLLHGTFGEDGTIQGLFEMADIPYVGTGVLASAAGMDKVVMKKLFAQAGLPQCEYCSFTRSQWERHEHELLQGIEDKLGFPSFVKPANLGSSVGISKAKDREQLKAAIETALRFDNKIIVEEFVDAREVEVSVLGNDEPMASVPGEIVSSSEYYDYAAKYISGQSKMQIPADIDPDTADRLRELAISAFKAIEGSGITRADFFLRRSDGAILINEVNTMPGFTPFSMYPLLWRETGMSYRELLDRMIELGLERYNRKQALIYENQA from the coding sequence ATGGGACAGGATAAATTAACGGTCGGCTTGGTATACGGAGGGAAATCGGGAGAGCATGAGGTGTCGCTGTCGACAGCCTTCGCCGTCATGAACGCTTTTGATTTCGACAAGTATGATATCATGCCATTTTATATTTCGAAGCAGGGAGCATGGCGGATCGGCACGAAGCTGACGGCGCCGTTCTCCGATCAGGAGGAGCTCAAGCTCGCCGAGGGAGAAGGCACCCGTACCGCTCTGAATGCGGTGTTCAGCAGACTGTACGGCAGTGAAGAGCCGGTAGTCGACATCATGTTTCCGCTGCTGCACGGAACGTTCGGTGAGGACGGAACGATTCAGGGCCTGTTCGAAATGGCGGATATTCCTTATGTCGGAACCGGGGTGCTTGCCTCTGCTGCAGGCATGGATAAAGTCGTCATGAAAAAGCTGTTCGCCCAGGCGGGACTGCCGCAGTGCGAATACTGCAGCTTCACCAGATCCCAGTGGGAGCGACATGAGCATGAGCTGCTTCAAGGGATCGAGGACAAACTGGGCTTCCCGAGCTTCGTCAAGCCGGCCAATCTGGGCTCCAGCGTCGGCATATCCAAAGCGAAGGACCGGGAGCAGCTGAAAGCCGCGATTGAAACCGCGCTTCGCTTCGACAACAAGATCATTGTTGAAGAATTCGTGGATGCCCGTGAGGTGGAGGTCAGCGTGCTCGGCAACGATGAGCCGATGGCGTCGGTCCCGGGTGAAATCGTCTCTTCGAGTGAATACTATGACTATGCGGCAAAATATATCAGCGGACAGTCCAAGATGCAGATCCCTGCCGATATCGATCCGGATACGGCCGACCGCCTGCGCGAGCTGGCCATATCGGCATTCAAGGCGATCGAGGGCAGCGGCATTACCCGTGCGGACTTCTTCCTGCGCCGGTCGGACGGCGCGATTCTGATCAATGAGGTCAATACGATGCCGGGCTTTACGCCGTTCAGCATGTATCCGCTCTTGTGGCGGGAGACGGGCATGTCGTACCGCGAGCTGCTTGACCGGATGATCGAGCTCGGTCTGGAGCGTTACAACCGCAAGCAGGCGCTGATTTACGAGAATCAGGCCTAA
- a CDS encoding inositol monophosphatase family protein, which produces MNENDKTPYVVSSKSYTAVAINCAAKAGEWIKSKLGSVKQLSTKTSPQDIVTEVDKGAEQMIRKLILTHFPDHAILGEEGVEPGAEAAARALQAAQEEEYLWIIDPVDGTTNYVHGFPFYSVSIALAHRGEVIVGVIYDPSRDELFVAEKGKGAYVHGNPTYVSKESQLSESLLATGFPIDSKVNLPLNMAELHALLPKVRNIRAGGSAALHLAYVAAGRLSGYWEHGLSAWDIAAGALLVQESGGAVTDTDGRPFDLSVRNIAATNGLIHQGLLDTLKEAGEGSVR; this is translated from the coding sequence TTGAACGAGAATGACAAGACTCCTTATGTAGTCAGCAGTAAGAGTTACACTGCCGTTGCGATTAATTGTGCCGCGAAGGCGGGGGAGTGGATTAAGAGCAAACTCGGGTCCGTGAAACAGCTGAGCACCAAAACATCGCCTCAGGATATTGTCACGGAGGTGGACAAAGGTGCCGAGCAGATGATCCGGAAGCTGATCCTCACTCACTTCCCGGACCATGCCATTCTGGGAGAGGAAGGGGTTGAGCCTGGGGCCGAGGCTGCCGCACGGGCGCTGCAGGCGGCCCAGGAGGAAGAGTATCTCTGGATTATCGACCCGGTTGACGGGACGACGAATTATGTCCATGGTTTTCCGTTCTATTCCGTCTCCATCGCGCTAGCCCACCGCGGCGAAGTGATCGTCGGGGTCATTTACGATCCTTCGCGGGACGAGTTATTTGTGGCCGAGAAGGGCAAAGGGGCTTATGTTCACGGCAATCCGACGTATGTATCCAAGGAGAGCCAGCTGTCGGAGAGCTTGCTTGCGACCGGATTCCCGATTGACAGCAAGGTTAATTTGCCGCTGAACATGGCCGAGCTCCACGCCCTCTTGCCGAAGGTGCGCAATATAAGGGCCGGGGGCTCCGCCGCTCTTCATCTGGCGTATGTTGCCGCCGGACGCTTAAGCGGATACTGGGAGCACGGGCTGAGCGCCTGGGATATCGCCGCAGGGGCCCTGCTGGTTCAGGAATCCGGCGGAGCGGTGACGGACACCGACGGCCGTCCGTTCGATCTGTCCGTACGGAATATAGCGGCGACCAACGGCTTGATCCACCAAGGCTTGCTGGATACGCTCAAGGAAGCGGGCGAGGGCTCCGTTCGTTAA
- the acnA gene encoding aconitate hydratase AcnA gives MPVKDQFSISRNLEVGGKSYRYFSLQALEEQGYGSVSKLPFSIRVLLEAAVRQFDGRAITEDHVKLLSKWNEGRDNNKEIPFIPARIVLQDFTGVPVVVDLAAMRDTVKKSGGDPKQINPLVPVDLVIDHSVMVDAFGTDQALEYNMKVEFERNEERYRFLRWAQTAFNNFRAVPPGTGIVHQVNLEYLASVAATKTVDGETLVFPDSLVGTDSHTTMINGLGVVGWGVGGIEAEAGMLGQPLYFVTPEVIGFKLTGSLAEGATATDLALTVTELLRKKGVVGKFVEFYGPGLANISLADRATVANMAPEYGATIGFFPVDDETLAYLRNTGRTDEQVALVESYYKAQNMFRTADTPDPEFSDVIELDLASVVPSLAGPKRPQDRIELTAMKQNFNDIIRTPIDKGGYGLSDEKIEQTVTVKHKDGSTSEMGTGAVVIAAITSCTNTSNPSVMLGAGLLAKKAVERGLKKPGYVKSSLTPGSLVVTDYLEKAGLLHYLESLGFYVAGYGCATCIGNSGPLPDEVSEAIADNDMTVAAVLSGNRNFEGRVHAQVKANYLASPPLVVAYALAGTVNIDLQNDPIGYDPNNEPVYLKDIWPTSAEIREAIGLSVSADAFRKKYENVFTANERWNKIPVPEGELYEWDDQSTYIQNPPFFEGLGNGLSDIQDIKEARVLALLGDSVTTDHISPAGNIATNSPAGKYLSERGVERKDFNSYGSRRGNHEVMMRGTFANIRIRNQVAPGTEGGVTTYLPTDEVMSIYDASMNYQAGGQNLIVIAGKEYGTGSSRDWAAKGTYLLGVKAVLAESFERIHRSNLVGMGVLPLQFQEGHGWKSLGLNGRETFDIIGLSNDVKPGQELTVVATREDGTKFEFPVVARLDSMVDVDYYHNGGILQTVLRQMIASNQ, from the coding sequence ATGCCAGTAAAGGATCAATTCTCCATCTCGCGCAACCTCGAGGTGGGCGGTAAAAGCTATCGTTATTTCAGCCTGCAGGCGCTCGAAGAGCAGGGATACGGCAGCGTGTCCAAGCTTCCGTTCTCGATTCGTGTGCTGCTTGAGGCCGCCGTTCGCCAATTCGACGGACGCGCCATTACAGAAGATCATGTAAAGCTGTTGTCCAAGTGGAACGAAGGACGTGACAACAACAAGGAAATTCCGTTCATCCCTGCACGCATCGTATTGCAGGATTTCACCGGCGTACCGGTTGTCGTGGATCTTGCAGCCATGCGCGACACCGTAAAGAAATCCGGCGGAGATCCGAAGCAGATCAACCCGCTCGTACCGGTCGACCTCGTTATCGACCACTCCGTAATGGTTGATGCTTTCGGTACGGATCAAGCCCTTGAATATAACATGAAAGTCGAGTTCGAGCGCAACGAAGAGCGCTATCGCTTCCTTCGCTGGGCTCAAACCGCGTTCAATAACTTCCGTGCGGTTCCTCCTGGAACCGGTATCGTTCACCAGGTTAACCTGGAATACCTTGCTTCCGTGGCAGCCACGAAGACGGTAGACGGCGAAACGCTCGTATTCCCGGATTCCCTCGTCGGCACCGACTCCCATACGACCATGATCAACGGTCTTGGCGTCGTAGGCTGGGGCGTCGGCGGCATCGAGGCGGAAGCCGGCATGCTCGGCCAGCCGCTCTATTTCGTAACGCCTGAGGTTATCGGCTTCAAATTGACGGGCAGCCTGGCTGAAGGCGCAACGGCAACCGACCTTGCCCTTACCGTAACCGAGCTCCTCCGTAAAAAAGGCGTTGTCGGCAAATTCGTGGAATTCTACGGCCCTGGCCTTGCCAACATCAGCTTGGCTGACCGTGCAACCGTAGCTAACATGGCTCCGGAATACGGCGCAACCATCGGCTTCTTCCCTGTTGACGACGAGACGCTTGCGTACCTCCGCAACACCGGTCGGACCGATGAGCAGGTTGCACTCGTTGAGAGCTACTACAAAGCGCAGAACATGTTCCGTACGGCCGATACGCCGGATCCTGAGTTCTCCGACGTGATCGAGCTCGACCTCGCTTCCGTCGTGCCGAGCCTTGCCGGTCCGAAGCGTCCGCAAGACCGCATCGAGCTGACTGCGATGAAGCAGAACTTCAACGATATTATCCGCACGCCGATCGACAAGGGCGGATACGGCCTCAGCGACGAGAAGATCGAGCAGACCGTAACCGTCAAGCATAAAGACGGCTCCACTAGCGAAATGGGAACCGGGGCGGTTGTTATCGCGGCTATCACAAGCTGCACGAACACCTCCAACCCAAGCGTTATGCTCGGCGCAGGCCTGCTGGCGAAGAAAGCCGTGGAACGCGGCCTCAAGAAGCCGGGCTATGTGAAGAGCAGCTTGACTCCGGGCTCCCTGGTCGTAACCGACTATCTGGAGAAGGCCGGCCTCCTGCACTACTTGGAGTCCCTTGGCTTCTATGTAGCGGGCTACGGCTGCGCAACTTGTATCGGTAACTCCGGTCCGTTGCCTGACGAAGTCAGCGAAGCGATCGCCGACAATGACATGACGGTTGCGGCCGTACTGTCCGGTAACCGGAACTTCGAAGGCCGCGTGCACGCTCAGGTCAAAGCCAACTACCTGGCTTCTCCGCCGCTCGTCGTGGCTTACGCGCTTGCAGGAACGGTTAATATCGACCTTCAGAACGATCCGATCGGCTACGATCCAAACAACGAGCCGGTGTATTTGAAGGACATCTGGCCAACGAGCGCCGAAATTCGCGAAGCGATCGGCCTGTCCGTCAGCGCGGATGCTTTCCGCAAGAAATACGAGAACGTATTTACAGCCAACGAGCGCTGGAACAAGATCCCTGTTCCGGAAGGCGAGCTGTATGAGTGGGACGATCAATCGACGTACATTCAAAATCCGCCGTTCTTCGAAGGTCTGGGCAACGGCCTGAGCGACATTCAGGACATCAAGGAAGCGCGCGTGCTTGCTCTCCTGGGCGACTCCGTTACGACGGACCATATTTCGCCGGCGGGCAACATTGCAACGAACAGCCCGGCAGGCAAATACCTGAGCGAGCGTGGCGTTGAGCGCAAAGACTTCAACTCCTACGGCTCCCGCCGCGGTAACCATGAAGTCATGATGCGCGGAACGTTCGCCAACATCCGCATCCGCAACCAGGTAGCTCCGGGTACCGAGGGCGGCGTGACCACGTACCTGCCTACGGACGAAGTCATGTCCATCTATGACGCTTCGATGAACTATCAAGCCGGCGGTCAGAACCTGATCGTTATCGCAGGCAAGGAATACGGTACGGGAAGCTCCCGCGACTGGGCGGCTAAAGGTACCTACCTCCTCGGCGTCAAAGCCGTTCTGGCTGAAAGCTTCGAACGGATTCACCGCTCTAACCTTGTGGGCATGGGCGTGCTTCCGCTCCAGTTCCAAGAGGGACACGGCTGGAAGAGCCTTGGTCTGAACGGGCGTGAGACGTTCGATATTATCGGCCTTAGCAATGATGTGAAGCCGGGTCAGGAATTGACCGTTGTCGCTACTCGCGAAGACGGCACCAAGTTCGAGTTCCCGGTAGTCGCCCGTCTTGACAGCATGGTTGACGTGGACTACTACCATAACGGCGGTATCCTCCAAACGGTGCTTCGTCAAATGATCGCATCGAACCAGTAA
- a CDS encoding IclR family transcriptional regulator, which translates to MEDRKLTVRAVERALDILICFTKNSELALTEISSLIGLHKSTVHRLLATLEDKGFVVRNPETEKYRLGLKIWELSMHLSQSDDPAIRLLPAMEALRDRLGETVSLYLRDGAERLRIQAVQSNQAIRRVAQVGVRLPLSVGASSKVLVAFAPPEDQEELLNAPDWPESVDRETYRKQLAEILQKGYAISIEEREPGAAAVSVPIFDRYGKAAAALSMSGPVTRLSAEKLREYAPVLKEAAREMGMMM; encoded by the coding sequence ATGGAAGACCGCAAATTAACCGTACGTGCCGTTGAAAGGGCTCTTGATATATTAATATGCTTTACGAAGAACAGTGAGCTCGCTCTGACCGAGATTTCTTCGCTGATCGGGCTGCATAAGAGCACGGTTCACCGCCTGCTGGCAACGCTGGAAGACAAGGGATTTGTGGTGCGGAATCCGGAGACGGAGAAATACAGGCTGGGTCTGAAAATATGGGAGCTGTCCATGCACTTGTCGCAAAGCGATGACCCGGCCATTCGGCTGCTGCCGGCAATGGAAGCGCTGCGGGATCGCCTCGGCGAAACGGTAAGCCTGTATTTGAGGGACGGAGCGGAGCGTCTGCGCATTCAGGCCGTGCAGAGCAACCAGGCCATCCGGCGGGTCGCCCAGGTAGGCGTGAGACTGCCGCTGTCCGTCGGCGCTTCCAGCAAAGTCCTGGTGGCGTTTGCGCCGCCGGAGGATCAGGAGGAGCTGCTGAACGCACCGGATTGGCCTGAGTCGGTAGACCGGGAAACGTACCGGAAGCAGCTGGCCGAAATATTGCAGAAGGGCTATGCGATCAGTATCGAGGAGCGCGAGCCGGGAGCGGCGGCGGTATCGGTGCCGATCTTCGACCGTTACGGCAAGGCGGCAGCGGCGCTGTCGATGTCGGGTCCGGTCACCCGCTTGTCAGCCGAGAAGCTGCGCGAGTATGCGCCGGTGCTGAAGGAAGCGGCGCGGGAAATGGGTATGATGATGTGA
- the uvsE gene encoding UV DNA damage repair endonuclease UvsE — translation MIVRFGYVAMSTVVQNASPSKTMTMKSFLKLNDREAALHKLERIANENLHNTLRLLKHNAAHDIMVYRFSSKLIPLATHNDMQDWDPFPALQEGFRAIGDYVKKHGMRVSFHPDHFTVLSTPRPEVLANSIRDLNAHVGMLEAMGLPAAMKNNIHIGGAYGDKPSAASRFIEHFHDLDQRIKERLTLENDDKTFTAQETLSVSKATGVPMVLDIHHQWVNNDGEAPWELWPDILRTWETPLAQAGSDPAQPLPPKIHVSSPKSPADIRSHADGVDVVPLLAFLRNIAEQTPRVDVMIEAKMKDGALFGLMKELADYKNEGVTILNGASVEIRP, via the coding sequence ATGATCGTAAGATTCGGTTATGTAGCCATGTCCACGGTCGTTCAGAATGCTTCTCCCTCCAAGACCATGACGATGAAGAGTTTTCTGAAGCTGAATGACCGCGAGGCTGCCTTACATAAGCTGGAGCGGATCGCGAATGAAAATCTTCATAATACGCTTCGCCTGCTGAAGCACAATGCAGCGCATGATATTATGGTGTACCGCTTTTCCTCCAAGCTGATCCCGCTGGCAACCCATAACGATATGCAGGACTGGGATCCCTTCCCTGCCTTGCAGGAGGGCTTTCGGGCGATCGGAGACTATGTGAAAAAGCACGGCATGAGGGTGTCCTTTCACCCGGACCATTTTACGGTGCTCAGTACGCCCCGGCCGGAGGTGCTGGCTAATTCCATACGGGATCTAAACGCCCATGTCGGTATGCTTGAAGCGATGGGGCTGCCGGCGGCGATGAAAAACAACATCCATATCGGAGGCGCTTATGGGGACAAGCCATCGGCCGCCTCCCGGTTCATCGAGCACTTCCATGATCTTGACCAGCGTATCAAGGAGCGTCTGACGCTGGAGAACGACGATAAGACCTTTACGGCACAGGAGACGCTGTCGGTATCCAAAGCGACGGGGGTTCCGATGGTCCTCGACATTCATCACCAATGGGTGAATAATGACGGCGAAGCGCCATGGGAGCTGTGGCCCGACATTCTTCGCACCTGGGAGACCCCGCTCGCCCAGGCCGGTTCGGATCCTGCGCAGCCGCTGCCTCCGAAGATCCATGTGTCCAGTCCGAAAAGCCCGGCGGACATCCGCAGCCATGCCGATGGGGTGGATGTGGTGCCGCTGCTGGCCTTTCTACGGAACATTGCGGAACAGACGCCGCGAGTGGACGTCATGATCGAGGCAAAGATGAAGGACGGCGCTCTGTTCGGGCTTATGAAGGAGCTGGCGGATTACAAGAATGAGGGCGTCACCATCTTGAACGGGGCCTCTGTAGAGATCCGTCCATAG
- a CDS encoding stalk domain-containing protein, which translates to MFKQWKKRLAAVTGFLMLAVTLLGPGAATVVADEGSVKEDHTYRIVTLGDSLTVGYEPGVDLNKLYGFVDRLYEQGLFYGRTEVTNLGIAGLKTDGLDHYIQAIADGRSLTAEELQAGLADPRAKQIGADAPKAKAAIAEADLITITIGGNDMMSLVGTIDKLSEEQLAAKLQELFAQYTENVTAVIGNLRLMNPDATIVIADQYNPIPKLAGEAAYAKLLEAAGHFTKLVEDIAAGFADQGADIKVAQVAEAFVGSEITMTHILKDDIHPNQYGYETMATVFAKTIWGSYKQPPVQEQGQPMRIVVKGQELNTPYKPILRDNLNYVAIQDIVNAVGATSKWENKTSSATITYGDKTVVVTIGKKFVKVNGTNVPIDTPAFLHKVGKEDKTYVPLAVIASGLGFDVQYSAKQRAAFINL; encoded by the coding sequence ATGTTCAAACAATGGAAGAAGAGGCTGGCAGCGGTAACCGGATTTCTGATGCTGGCCGTAACGCTGCTAGGCCCGGGTGCAGCTACGGTGGTTGCCGATGAGGGCAGCGTTAAGGAGGATCATACATACCGCATTGTAACGCTGGGAGACTCCCTAACGGTCGGTTATGAGCCGGGGGTGGACTTGAATAAGCTGTATGGCTTCGTCGACCGCTTATATGAACAGGGACTTTTCTACGGAAGAACCGAAGTGACGAACCTGGGGATAGCCGGCTTGAAGACGGATGGACTTGATCATTACATCCAGGCTATCGCGGATGGACGTTCTCTCACAGCCGAGGAGCTGCAGGCCGGTCTGGCGGACCCGCGCGCGAAGCAAATCGGAGCGGATGCACCCAAAGCGAAAGCCGCAATCGCCGAAGCGGACCTGATTACCATCACCATCGGCGGCAATGATATGATGAGTCTGGTCGGCACGATTGATAAGCTGAGCGAGGAGCAGCTCGCAGCCAAGCTGCAGGAGCTCTTTGCGCAGTACACCGAGAACGTCACCGCCGTCATCGGCAATCTGCGGCTTATGAATCCGGATGCGACCATCGTTATCGCGGACCAATATAATCCGATTCCTAAACTGGCGGGCGAGGCTGCTTACGCGAAGCTGCTGGAAGCGGCCGGCCATTTCACCAAGCTCGTGGAGGACATCGCTGCCGGCTTCGCGGACCAAGGCGCGGATATCAAGGTAGCGCAAGTAGCCGAAGCCTTCGTGGGATCCGAGATTACGATGACGCATATCCTCAAGGATGATATCCATCCGAACCAATACGGGTACGAGACGATGGCAACCGTATTCGCGAAGACGATCTGGGGCAGCTATAAACAGCCGCCGGTGCAGGAGCAGGGTCAGCCGATGCGTATCGTCGTCAAAGGACAGGAGCTCAATACACCTTATAAGCCGATTCTGCGCGACAATCTGAACTACGTGGCGATTCAGGATATCGTCAATGCGGTGGGGGCGACGAGCAAGTGGGAGAACAAAACCTCCAGCGCCACCATCACATACGGCGATAAAACGGTTGTAGTTACGATCGGCAAGAAGTTCGTAAAAGTGAACGGCACGAACGTTCCGATCGACACGCCTGCTTTTCTGCATAAGGTAGGCAAGGAAGACAAGACCTACGTCCCGCTTGCCGTTATTGCATCGGGTCTTGGCTTTGATGTTCAGTACAGCGCCAAACAGCGTGCCGCATTCATTAACCTATAA
- a CDS encoding amidase domain-containing protein, with amino-acid sequence MSSLQQAEKPWKQALYIYVNQYNQNRVDYSSGLKEQIVADLNYLVERGERQFRLQAWYEEREVVPLKSETRARLQRILRETEDDVVADVRLSSVFYYEKRGMTHREDIVTRERLTLIRDGDAWLIVGIERLEDERHPQQAGILDADSSAAGREPSLPFMNGRVYAAGMSPRSGRYDREAAAAYADRWWDSGNPEFAEFDVDCTNYISQCLFAGKAPIHYTGKRESGWWYKGYVGGREWWSYSWAVSNSFANYLYASTTGLRGELVERPEQLMLGDVIVYDWDGDGAFQHSTIVTAFDAGGMPLVNAHTVSSRHRYWDYRDSYAWNEKTKYRFYHIPDYF; translated from the coding sequence ATGAGCAGTTTGCAGCAAGCGGAGAAGCCTTGGAAGCAAGCCTTATATATTTATGTCAATCAATACAACCAAAACCGGGTTGACTATTCTTCAGGCCTCAAAGAGCAAATTGTAGCGGATTTGAATTACTTGGTAGAGAGAGGCGAGAGGCAGTTCAGGCTCCAGGCGTGGTACGAAGAACGTGAGGTTGTGCCGCTTAAGAGCGAGACCCGGGCCCGGCTTCAGCGCATCCTAAGGGAGACTGAGGATGACGTCGTTGCCGATGTGAGGCTCAGCAGCGTCTTTTATTATGAAAAAAGAGGGATGACGCATCGGGAGGATATCGTTACGCGCGAGCGCCTTACCTTGATCCGCGACGGCGACGCCTGGCTGATCGTCGGGATCGAGCGGCTGGAGGACGAACGCCATCCACAGCAGGCCGGGATTCTGGATGCCGATTCGTCCGCGGCCGGCCGCGAGCCATCGCTTCCGTTCATGAACGGCCGTGTATATGCGGCGGGAATGAGCCCGAGATCGGGCAGGTATGACCGGGAGGCAGCCGCAGCTTATGCGGACCGCTGGTGGGATTCCGGAAATCCGGAGTTCGCCGAATTCGATGTGGATTGCACGAATTATATATCCCAGTGCCTCTTTGCAGGCAAAGCCCCAATCCACTATACTGGTAAAAGAGAATCGGGATGGTGGTACAAGGGATATGTGGGCGGCCGAGAATGGTGGAGCTACAGCTGGGCGGTTTCGAACAGCTTCGCGAATTACTTGTACGCCAGCACGACGGGTCTGCGGGGCGAATTGGTCGAACGGCCGGAGCAGCTGATGCTCGGCGATGTGATCGTGTACGACTGGGACGGCGACGGCGCCTTCCAGCACAGCACAATCGTCACGGCGTTTGATGCAGGCGGCATGCCGCTGGTGAATGCCCATACGGTGTCCAGTCGTCACCGGTACTGGGACTATCGCGATTCGTATGCGTGGAATGAGAAGACCAAGTACCGGTTCTATCATATCCCCGATTATTTTTAA